CAAGGCAAGGATGGACAGCCATTGACTAGGGAGTACCTAGGGATGACTTCCTCTGCTTCAAAAGATGGTGCCTGAAAGATGTAATCCCTGCAGTGTGCACGGGCCTCCAATATCTAGAGCAGTGATGGAGTCTCCCCAGCTGATTCCCACTAAAGGCATGGCTTTCTCCTTTGGCCATCTGTGCGCAAACGCACAAAACAAGAACACGGAAGGAGACACTAGAGGATGCAGCAAGTGTTTAATGAGTCTGAAGAGGGAAACGACATCAGTTCAAGTGCAGACACCAAGTGTGGGGAGGAGCAGGAAGAGACACGACTCTGCTCCCCAGTCCTATGACAGCATTGCCACCAGGTCCGCACTCATTGGCCAAGAGATGTAGAGAGGTTTGCAGGTCACTCGAGGCTGATTTTGAGGGTACTAGGAGAGATCTCGGAGGCCAAAAGATAACAAAGATATTAGATAGGAAGGGAGAGCAAAAGAAAGCTTTGGTAGACTTTCCCCATGTTGTCAGAGAAGCCCAGCCGCTCCTGTCCTGTCTGTCTTGCGGGGCAAGAACAGCAACACAACATTTCTCCTACTGACTATAGCGCCGTGTTCTGATTTCCAGGGGAACCTTGCCTGGGACCAGGGTCCGGCATCCTTAGCAGGGGGGACACCTTCTGCCACAGTAGCGGTTGGCAATGCAGGAGAGGTCAAGGCCCCCCGAGGTGATGGGCACTCCCTGacagctgaggatgctgccaacagcagcggAGGTGGAGGATCCCACGGCGGTGTTctgtgggaaggagctgaggatgggtcCGGGCAGGGTCACCACCACGGGAGAGGGCTCAATGACGATGGTGGAGTTCTGGCACTGCCTGACACAGGGCTcattgcagctgctggccaGAGGGGTGGGGCCGCACGGCTGGCATGGCACACACGGGTTACAGCAGGACATGTCTTGTGTCTGGCAAAGCTCCTGTTGGGAGAGAGAGCAGGGAGGACGCAGAACAAGATGATGCATGAGGAGCAGATTTTCAACAAGCCATGAATGAGCCAAAGCACATACACTACTGGCATTTGGAGGATGTGAAGAGGTAGTCAAGGGCTTCTTGGACTCATCCCACCAGGACCCAGAAACAGCCAGCAGTGCCTCTCCAGAGAGTACCTAAATTTGAACCCACAAGCTACCTCCGCGCAGGCTCAGATTCCATGACAAGTCTTCAGCTCTCTCCCCCATGACAAGCAGTGCCAGGATTTGGCATGGAACACAGGTGATAGCATCTCAGAGCCCCAGACTGATGAGACCACCTTTAGTTGAATGACGGGGACAAGAAAGAGCTTCACACTCACCTGGTTcccaaggagaagaaagggaagaatagTGGATGAGAGAGCAAGGAGCTGGGGTTCCTTTTATAATGGACCTCAGCTGACCCATATCCAGAGGCACTGCTTATAGCGGTGATTATTTTCTGACAAGCTTTTCTTGTCAAGAATGCAAATCATCCCAGCTAATGATATGGGTGGTCTGTAGGCTTCCTGTAttgttcagtttcatttctggcTTTATGCCACATCACTTCCTGACTGAAGGCATCTTGTGAGTGGCACGAAGGGAAGCCCAAGCATTTCCGCACAGCAAGCGCCGGTGTGGGCAACAGACTCATCTGACGTGCTAGAAGAGTCCAGCAAAGGCAAATGAGGTCAGCCTGGGTCTCTCCACAGGGATCATTAGGGGCCCTTCCTCGCAAGCGGTGAACCAGGGCTTGACTGTGAACCACTACCACTTGAtccttctctctgcaaaatTCTGCTGCCCTGTTTTGTCTCCAACCATTCTGCATCATTGTTCATGGAATGGGGCAAGAAGTTGTGCAGAGTCCTTT
This portion of the Numida meleagris isolate 19003 breed g44 Domestic line unplaced genomic scaffold, NumMel1.0 unplaced_Scaffold344, whole genome shotgun sequence genome encodes:
- the LOC110391293 gene encoding LOW QUALITY PROTEIN: feather keratin Cos1-1/Cos1-3/Cos2-1-like (The sequence of the model RefSeq protein was modified relative to this genomic sequence to represent the inferred CDS: deleted 1 base in 1 codon); this encodes PLDMGQLRSIIKGTPAPCSLIHYSSLLLLGNQELCQTQDMSCCNPCVPCQPCGPTPLASSCNEPCVRQCQNSTIVIEPSPVVVTLPGPILSSFPQNTAVGSSTSAAVGSILSCQGVPITSGGLDLSCIANRYCGRRCPPC